A genomic region of Miscanthus floridulus cultivar M001 chromosome 3, ASM1932011v1, whole genome shotgun sequence contains the following coding sequences:
- the LOC136546380 gene encoding protein MIZU-KUSSEI 1-like, whose product MPSFIDGPTFRALLRPSTNGRRTTKISDSGGGGGIFKMFKLMPMLSSGCKMVALLGKHNNRALLADHATTVTLFGHRRGRVSLAIHEDTRAPPLFLIELPMLSSTLHREISSGTVKLALESDTRSARRRLVEEYVWAVYCNGRKAGYAIRRKEASDDERHVLRLLRGVSMGAGVLPPPAAGPPEKEGSGGGVPAGAGPDGELTYVRARVERVVGSKDSEAFYMINPEEGGNGGDNNGGGGGGGAPELSIFLVRMK is encoded by the coding sequence ATGCCGTCTTTCATCGACGGCCCCACTTTCCGGGCGCTGCTCCGGCCGTCCACCAATGGGCGCCGGACGACCAAGATCTCCgacagcggcggcggaggcggcatcTTCAAGATGTTCAAGCTCATGCCCATGCTCTCGTCCGGCTGCAAGATGGTGGCGCTGCTCGGCAAGCACAACAACCGGGCGCTGCTGGCCGACCACGCCACGACGGTGACGCTGTTCGGCCACCGCCGGGGCCGCGTGAGCCTGGCCATCCACGAggacacgcgcgcgccgccgctgtTCCTCATCGAGCTGCCCATGCTGTCGAGCACGCTGCACCGGGAGATCTCGTCGGGGACCGTCAAGCTGGCGCTCGAGAGCGACACCCGCAGCGCGCGCCGCCGGCTCGTGGAGGAGTACGTCTGGGCCGTCTACTGCAACGGCCGCAAGGCCGGGTACGCCATCCGCAGGAAGGAGGCCTCCGACGACGAGCGCCACGTGCTGCGCCTGCTGCGCGGCGTGTCCATGGGCGCCGGCGTGCTCCCGCCGCCGGCGGCAGGCCCCCCCGAGAaggagggcagcggcggcggcgtgcccgCGGGGGCGGGGCCCGACGGGGAGCTCACCTACGTGCGCGCCCGCGTCGAGCGCGTCGTCGGCTCCAAGGACTCGGAGGCCTTCTACATGATCAACCCCGAGGAGGGTGGAAACGGCGGCGACAATAATGGGGGTGGTGGAGGAGGCGGCGCACCGGAGCTGAGCATTTTCCTAGTAAGGATGAAATGA